The segment ACAGCACGCGGATGCAGAACATTGGCAATAATATCGCCAATGTGAGCACCGTGGGCTACAAGACTACCGACGCGCATTTCCAAACGCTCATCAGTGAATCCATTGCTTCGGGAAGCGCGGGGGCAACCTCGGGCCCGTCCCAGATCGGGCTTGGCGTCGGACTTGGCGCCGTGCTCACGGACTTCCGAACCGGTGCGATGATTGATGGCAGCGACACGACGGACCTCGGTATTTCCGGGAAGGGTTTTTTCCGGGTAACAGGCCCGGACAACAACCTGACCCGCTACACCCGAGCGGGAAACTTCCGTTTCGACAATACGGGCTATCTGGTTGACCCCAATGGGTATCGTCTGCAAGGCCAGACCATCACCGACGGAGTCAATGGCTCCACAGGGGATATCCAGCTGCGCACTGATGCCAACGGGCGTTACAGTATCTCGCCCGACGCCACTACGGAAGTCTCCTTTATTTCCAACATCGGGCTATCGGAGAGCAAATCCAACAGCACCGCCAACCCCATGTTCTCCATGTTCGAGAACTGGAATGGCACGGAAACTCCACCCATCGGTTCCGAGGGGTATGGATTCCAAAGTGCCATCAAAATCTACGACGACACAGGTGCCGAACAGACACTGAATGTCTATTTCGACAAGGCGGATGTCAGCAATGCCGGAGGCATGGACCATTTCGAGTTCATGGTGACCATGGCCCCGTCCAACGATGGGCGTGCCGGTATCACGGGCACATCCGGGGCGGGCATCCTGATGACTGGCGTCATGTCCTTTGATTCCACGGGGCAGATCGTGGATCTGGCGGCGTTCAGTTTTAACGGAACAGGTGACGCAAAGGGACTCTCCAACTGGACACCAACGGCCTTCACAGCCAACGGTTACCCGGAACTTTCCGCCACATTCAGCGACACCGGAGCCACAAGCACCATCGGAGTAAACTTCGGCCTCTCGGCCAGCGCCTATGAAGCTGGGGGAGCCTCTAATGCGGGTGCCGTAGGCACCGTGGTCGGTCGTCTGCCTTCCCTGGACTCTTTCACCAGAGGCGCCCTGGCGACCACTGCCTTTGAAGGCACTTCGGCTATCTCCTTCCAATCCCAGGATGGATACGCCGAGGGCTTCCTGGCCAGCCTCAGTATGGACCGAGACGGCATTTTGGTGGGCAAGTACTCCAATGGCATCCAGCAGGAGCTTGCACAGGTCACGCTCTACACCTTTGCCAGCGAGTTCGGCCTGCGGCGCGAAGGATCCAACCACTTCTCGGAAACCCAGGGTTCCGGGACCGCAGTGGAAGGTTATGCTGGTGAAGACAGCTTCGGAGGCATCAACTCCAACAAGCTGGAACAGTCCAATGTGGACATTGCCGAACAGTTTGCCAAGATGATCCTCACCGAGCGTGGCTTCCAGGCCAACTCCAAGGTCATCACCGCCGCAGATGACATCATCAAAAATGCCATCCAGATGAAGCGATAGCTTTCTCTCAGTCAAACCACACAGCAATAAAGGCGCACCCCGAAGGGTGCGCCTTTTCTCTTGGTCATATCTTCGGCTCCGATCTAGATGCCGATGCTCTTCTTGATGAATTCGTAATCGATATTGGCACTGACCAACTGTGCACCCTGACGGATCTTGATCACGTCGCGCAGTTTATGGCGCGAGAGGATGGTCTCCATCTTCTTGGCCACGGAATACGTGTCGTCACGGACAATAACGATGGGCACTTCAAGGACCTCGGAGCGGGTCAGGATGATGTCGTTGGGATAGAGGTTGCCCGTCAGGACCAGACACGGACAGTTGCCTTCCAAGGCCACCAACTGCACGTCGGAACGGTCACCGCCCACAATAACCGCAGAATTCTTGTTCTTGCGGAAGTGGGTCATGAAGTTTTCCACCTGCATGGTGCCGATGAGGAAATTCTCGACCACCTTGTCCGCCTTGTTATGGGCAGAGATGACCTTGCCACCCAGGCGCTCGGCCAGATCGGAAACCTTGATGGCTCCCATGAGCGGATCCTTGGGAATCACACCCAATACGCGAACGCCCATGCGCTCCAGGCAGGGCCTGAGCATGGTCTCCACTTCATCCATGAAGGAAGGGGGAATGTCGTTCAGGATAACACCGACGAGGTTCTCGCCCAGGGCTTCCTTCATGACCATCAGGTAGTCGTACTTCAGTTCTTCCTGAAAGCGGTCGATGATGATGACCTTCAGTCCCAGCTCCTTGGCCACGGACACTCCGTCCACGTTGCAGTACTTGCCGGAGTACATGCTGCCGGAACCGGCCACCAGGGTCACATCATGCCCGGCACTGACTTTCTCGTAGGCAGCCTTGATATCGCCCATCAGATCGCCGCACTGCCCGGAAAAGGCCTTGACCTTGAAATCCTGGGTCACAAGTACGGGGGTCAATGCCTCGGCATCATTCTTCAGCCCCAGGACATCCTGCACGAAGTAGGCATCTTCGTCCCAGGCTGTTCCCTCGATCTCGGCGGGCATGGCCCCGACGGGCTTCATGTAGCCCACGGACACACTGTCTTTCTGTAGTTTCAGCCCCAGACCCATGACAACCATGTTTTTGCCGGAAAAGCCTGAAGTCGAACCGATGTATATGCCAGCCATTTCGTCCTCCTGAATATCTGCGCTGAAAAGGGTGTACACCTTTTTATTCGTAAAGAAAATGCAGCCCGCACCGTCGAAACCACAATAAACGGATCGTGCCCGCTATGCTCCTGTGCACAAAGTGACGCGCACGTCCGCCACAACGGCCCCCTCGTGGTTGACCAGCACAGGGTTGAATTCCGCTTCATAGATGTCCGGGAAATCCTGAGCCAATTGCGACATGGTCAACAGGATATCCTCAATGGTCTTGAAATCCACAGGCGGCTCACCACGCACCCCTCGGAGCAGCGGGTAGGACTTGATTTCGCGTATCATTTCCGCCGCGTCGTCCATGGACAATGGAGCGAGCCTGAAAGCGATATCCTTCAGGACCTCAACATAGATCCCACCCAGGCCAAACATGATGAGCGCCCCGAATTGCGGATCGCGTTTGAAGCCGATGATGACTTCCTTGGATCCCTTGGGAGCCATGGACTGCACCAGACAGCCGGTAATCGAGGCGTCCTTGCGCAACCGTGCCGCGCGGGAGGTGACATCCAGGAAGGCACTGCGCACAGCAGCTTCATCCTCGAGCCCCACACGTACGCCACCCACATCAGACTTGTGCGAGATGTGCGGCGAGGCAATTTTCAGGACCACCGGATAGCCGATGCGTTTTGCGGCCTTGACCGCAGCATCGGAAGTACGCGCCAATTCGGTCTGCGGCACGGGGAGTTCATAGGCTTTGAGTAGATCCTGAGCCTGAAATTCCACAATCTCCACACAGCCGTTGCCTCGAGCTGTCTCCAGAACCTTGGAGGCTCGGTTTTTGTCGCGACGATAGCAAACTTCAACCGGAGCGGGTCGGGTCCGCCAAAGCTGATACTTGTACATGGCCTCGATGCTACGAATGGCGGGCTCGGGGAAGGCGTAACACGGAATCCCTGCCTCCTGGAGGATTCGACGTCCCGGCGCCACGCGCTGTTGACCCATGAAACAGGCAAACACCGGCTTACCACAGCCCTTGGTCACATCAATAATGGCCTGAGCCGTCTTCTCGATCTCGGCCGAGGCCGTTGGCGTCAGCATCACCAGAATGGAACTCACCAGCTCGTCCTTGACCACGGCCTCCAGAGTCACCCGATAGCGCTCGGCGTCTGCGTCTCCGATGATATCAATAGGATTGTAGAGCGAGGCAAAGGGAGGTAAAGCCTGCATCAAGGTGTCCACGGTCTTGGCCGAAATGGATGCCATGAGCAGAGCCGATTGCTCGGTCACGTCTGCAGCCATGATGCCCGGGCCACCGGAGTTGGTGACAATGGCCAGATTCGGCCCCGCAGGCAGCGGCTGAGTGGAAAAGGCCTGCGCCAGATTGAACAGCATGGCCACGTCCCGAACGCGAATGATACCGGCCTGGTTGAAGGCTGCTCCATAGGCCTGTTCCGATCCGGCCATGGCTCCGGTATGGCTGGAGGCCGCCTTGGCCCCTGCCGAGGTGGTACCGGACTTGATCATGATCACGGGCTTATGGGGCGTGACGTCACGGGCCACACGGGCGAAGCGTTGACCGTCCTCAACGCTTTCCACATACCCGAGAATGACCTGAGTCTCAGGATCATCACGCAGGTAATCCAGCATATCCGATTCATCGAGTACGGCCTTGTTGCCCAGACTCACGAACTTGGAGAATCCGATATTCTCACCCAAAGCCCAATCCAGAATGGCCGTACACAGCGCTCCGGACTGAGAGAAAAATGCAATATTCCCCTTGGGGGGAGTGCCGGCGGCAAAGGTGGCGTTAAGACCCGGGCCCGTGTTATTAAGCCCGAGGCAGTTGGGGCCAAGCACAGCCATACCATACCGTGAGGATATTTCCTTGAGTTGTTCCTCAAGCTTGTATCCCTCGTGACCAACTTCCTTGAAACCCGCAGTAATAACGATAACCGCGCGGGTCGAGAGCTTGCCCAATGCCTCCAAGGCATCAATCACGTATTTGGGAGGGATGCAGATGACTGCCAGATCAAGCGACGGGGGTAACTCGGCAATGGACGCCACGACAGGAAGTCCGAGGATTTCACCACCTTTGGGGTTGACTGGTAAAATCCGCCCCTGATAACCGGCGTCCAACAGATTGGACACAACGCTGTACCCGACCTTACCGGGAATGCCAGAGGCACCGATAATGGCAACTGCCTTCGGGTCAAACAATGAATTCAAATTGGCTTCCGACATACCCTATAGTCTCCAGGAGGAACAGGATGAAGCAGAATTTCGAGGCCTTGCAACAAGTTATTTCGCATCGGTTTTCTCAAGTCAAGCTCCTTCACACAGCCTTGACCCACAGTTCGTTCGCCAATGAGAACCCCGATCAGGGCGGAGACAACGAACGGCTGGAGTATCTCGGAGATGCGGTGCTGGAGCTCTGCATGTCCGAGATACTCTACCGCAAATTCCCCGAAGCCCCCGAGGGCTCACTCACGCGCATGCGCGCTCGGCTTGTCAGTGAGCCCGCATTGGCTGATGTCGCCCGGGAATTGGGATTGAGTGAATTGCTACTTTTGGGAAAGGGGGAAGACAGCCAAGGAGGACGGGAAAGAAATTCCCTGCTGTCCGATGCGCTGGAGGC is part of the Desulfovibrio ferrophilus genome and harbors:
- a CDS encoding flagellar hook protein FlgE, yielding MSFQSMYVGTTGMVSHSTRMQNIGNNIANVSTVGYKTTDAHFQTLISESIASGSAGATSGPSQIGLGVGLGAVLTDFRTGAMIDGSDTTDLGISGKGFFRVTGPDNNLTRYTRAGNFRFDNTGYLVDPNGYRLQGQTITDGVNGSTGDIQLRTDANGRYSISPDATTEVSFISNIGLSESKSNSTANPMFSMFENWNGTETPPIGSEGYGFQSAIKIYDDTGAEQTLNVYFDKADVSNAGGMDHFEFMVTMAPSNDGRAGITGTSGAGILMTGVMSFDSTGQIVDLAAFSFNGTGDAKGLSNWTPTAFTANGYPELSATFSDTGATSTIGVNFGLSASAYEAGGASNAGAVGTVVGRLPSLDSFTRGALATTAFEGTSAISFQSQDGYAEGFLASLSMDRDGILVGKYSNGIQQELAQVTLYTFASEFGLRREGSNHFSETQGSGTAVEGYAGEDSFGGINSNKLEQSNVDIAEQFAKMILTERGFQANSKVITAADDIIKNAIQMKR
- a CDS encoding phosphotransacetylase family protein, coding for MAGIYIGSTSGFSGKNMVVMGLGLKLQKDSVSVGYMKPVGAMPAEIEGTAWDEDAYFVQDVLGLKNDAEALTPVLVTQDFKVKAFSGQCGDLMGDIKAAYEKVSAGHDVTLVAGSGSMYSGKYCNVDGVSVAKELGLKVIIIDRFQEELKYDYLMVMKEALGENLVGVILNDIPPSFMDEVETMLRPCLERMGVRVLGVIPKDPLMGAIKVSDLAERLGGKVISAHNKADKVVENFLIGTMQVENFMTHFRKNKNSAVIVGGDRSDVQLVALEGNCPCLVLTGNLYPNDIILTRSEVLEVPIVIVRDDTYSVAKKMETILSRHKLRDVIKIRQGAQLVSANIDYEFIKKSIGI
- the acs gene encoding acetate--CoA ligase alpha subunit, yielding MSEANLNSLFDPKAVAIIGASGIPGKVGYSVVSNLLDAGYQGRILPVNPKGGEILGLPVVASIAELPPSLDLAVICIPPKYVIDALEALGKLSTRAVIVITAGFKEVGHEGYKLEEQLKEISSRYGMAVLGPNCLGLNNTGPGLNATFAAGTPPKGNIAFFSQSGALCTAILDWALGENIGFSKFVSLGNKAVLDESDMLDYLRDDPETQVILGYVESVEDGQRFARVARDVTPHKPVIMIKSGTTSAGAKAASSHTGAMAGSEQAYGAAFNQAGIIRVRDVAMLFNLAQAFSTQPLPAGPNLAIVTNSGGPGIMAADVTEQSALLMASISAKTVDTLMQALPPFASLYNPIDIIGDADAERYRVTLEAVVKDELVSSILVMLTPTASAEIEKTAQAIIDVTKGCGKPVFACFMGQQRVAPGRRILQEAGIPCYAFPEPAIRSIEAMYKYQLWRTRPAPVEVCYRRDKNRASKVLETARGNGCVEIVEFQAQDLLKAYELPVPQTELARTSDAAVKAAKRIGYPVVLKIASPHISHKSDVGGVRVGLEDEAAVRSAFLDVTSRAARLRKDASITGCLVQSMAPKGSKEVIIGFKRDPQFGALIMFGLGGIYVEVLKDIAFRLAPLSMDDAAEMIREIKSYPLLRGVRGEPPVDFKTIEDILLTMSQLAQDFPDIYEAEFNPVLVNHEGAVVADVRVTLCTGA
- the rnc gene encoding ribonuclease III; this translates as MKQNFEALQQVISHRFSQVKLLHTALTHSSFANENPDQGGDNERLEYLGDAVLELCMSEILYRKFPEAPEGSLTRMRARLVSEPALADVARELGLSELLLLGKGEDSQGGRERNSLLSDALEAIFGAVFLDGGYAAAKLVVSTVFASRLPEMCDIRRSKDCKSSLQELTQERFKERPVYSLKDSSGPEHAKVFKVEVALPEGTRISAQGQSMKQAEQNAAAKALNFFTKNDDQAPQT